In Phreatobacter stygius, a genomic segment contains:
- a CDS encoding sensor histidine kinase, which translates to MRTLLRTTAFKIIAAYLLMFVLFAGFLIGWLGFATQRLFTDQITETVEAEVRGLAEQYAIGGIRRLVNVIDERGRRPGASLYMVTTFAGQVVAGNIGDLPDGTLTRQGWIETDYRRAEETAAARPHRALAQVYGLPGGFRLLVGRDLEERDRVLDIFGSGFRLSLLVALVLGLLGAYFVTRRVLKRVDAMTETSRRIMAGDLTGRLPVAGTRDELDRLAESVNAMIARIEALMAGMKEVSDNIAHDLKTPLTRLKNRAEEALRNASGDEQHRQALAGIIDESDGLIRTFNALLMIARAEAGNQQDGMASVDLAEIVQGVGELYEPLAEEAGMALVVSAAQVSVKGSRELLGQVVANLVDNALKYGQVEGQGGRIELAVAVDGADAVLTVADGGPGIPQADRERVLERFVRLEASRSRPGSGLGLSLAAAVARLHGGNLSLVDNAPGLKVVLRLPRMLGDAINANGNP; encoded by the coding sequence CTGCGCACCCTGCTGCGCACCACGGCGTTCAAGATCATCGCCGCCTATCTCCTGATGTTCGTGCTGTTCGCCGGCTTTCTCATCGGCTGGCTCGGCTTTGCCACCCAGCGCCTGTTCACCGACCAGATCACCGAGACGGTCGAAGCCGAGGTGCGCGGCCTGGCCGAGCAATATGCCATTGGCGGCATCCGCCGGCTGGTCAATGTCATCGACGAGCGCGGCCGCAGGCCCGGCGCCTCGCTCTACATGGTCACGACTTTTGCCGGCCAGGTGGTCGCCGGCAATATCGGCGACCTGCCCGATGGAACGCTGACCCGCCAGGGCTGGATCGAAACCGATTATCGGCGCGCCGAGGAGACCGCGGCGGCGCGACCGCACCGCGCGCTCGCCCAGGTCTATGGCCTGCCGGGTGGTTTCCGCCTGCTGGTCGGCCGCGATCTCGAAGAGCGCGACCGGGTGCTCGACATCTTCGGCAGCGGCTTCCGGCTGTCCCTGCTGGTTGCCCTGGTCCTTGGCCTGCTCGGCGCCTATTTCGTCACCCGCCGCGTGCTGAAGCGTGTCGATGCGATGACCGAGACCTCGCGCCGGATCATGGCCGGCGACCTCACCGGCCGCCTGCCGGTCGCCGGCACGCGCGACGAACTCGACCGGCTGGCCGAGAGCGTCAACGCCATGATCGCCCGCATCGAGGCGCTGATGGCCGGCATGAAAGAGGTGTCCGACAATATCGCCCACGACCTGAAGACGCCGCTGACACGCCTGAAGAACCGGGCCGAGGAGGCGCTGCGCAACGCCTCGGGCGACGAGCAGCACCGCCAGGCGCTGGCCGGTATCATCGACGAATCGGATGGCCTGATCCGCACCTTCAACGCGCTGCTGATGATCGCGCGGGCGGAAGCCGGCAACCAGCAGGACGGCATGGCGTCGGTCGACCTCGCCGAGATCGTTCAGGGCGTCGGCGAGCTCTACGAGCCGCTGGCCGAGGAGGCCGGCATGGCGCTGGTGGTGAGCGCGGCGCAGGTTTCGGTCAAAGGCAGCCGCGAACTGCTTGGCCAGGTGGTCGCCAATCTCGTCGACAATGCCTTGAAATATGGCCAGGTCGAAGGCCAGGGCGGACGTATCGAACTGGCCGTCGCGGTTGATGGTGCCGATGCGGTTCTGACGGTGGCGGATGGCGGGCCGGGCATTCCCCAGGCCGATCGCGAGCGCGTGCTGGAGCGTTTCGTGCGGCTCGAGGCCAGCCGTTCGCGCCCCGGGTCGGGGCTCGGCCTGTCGCTTGCCGCAGCCGTTGCAAGGCTGCATGGCGGTAACCTTTCGCTCGTCGACAATGCACCGGGCCTGAAGGTCGTGCTACGTCTGCCGCGAATGCTGGGCGATGCGATCAATGCGAATGGAAATCCCTGA
- a CDS encoding bifunctional [glutamine synthetase] adenylyltransferase/[glutamine synthetase]-adenylyl-L-tyrosine phosphorylase — MEIPDHEDPLHQRFVAAPVLPKGVGGAKLIGAFLGAIEDRAVAGELGVILKAPKPRAVVAGLLAHSPFLTAIATHEPEFLRDCLVTGPQVQFEALVATATAACRQAANDEAVGVALRRFRRHVALLVALADIGDVWPLERVTAALTRTADTAVAEAVAHLMRELAEAGTLRSADARHPERDSGYIVLAMGKHGAHELNYSSDIDLIVFFDPDKAPFKPGKEPQQAYVRLTQRLVKILQERTAEGYVFRTDLRLRPDPGATAVAISVPAALHYYETLGQTWERSAFIKARPCAGDLAAGQAFLREIEPFIWRKYLDYTAVADVHAMKRQIHAFRGHDALAVEGHNIKLGRGGIREIEFFVQTQQLIAGGRNQALRVKDTLNGLAQLVAAGWVQPETREALGLAYRFLRKVEHRLQMVADEQTHSLPEATEDVERIARFLGFKNRAAFAEALIDELRPVEAAYAHLFETLPPMSEVKGTLDLTADPPRASTLSALTDLGFHDAMAAIAMVRGWQEVQSGGLRAREARERVAELAPALLDALSRTGDADLGLRAFDQLLTRHSQPIELLALLRAHPDLLELISQILGSAPRLADLLGRRAHVLDALLEPAFFGELPSDAELARSLDHMIGLARHAEEVLDRVRIFGQEQLFLIGVRVLAGTVSAEAAGQAFARLAERLIVALHKAVEAQIVEAHGRIPGMRTAVVALGKLGGREMTAGSDLDLILLYAHDPDENASDGKRPLVGSHYFARLTQRLISALSVPTSEGVLYDVDLRLRPSGRSGPVATHLDGFRSYQLEEAWTWEHMALTRARVISATPGFDAEVEAAIHAVLTAERVTKATLGDIVDMRRAIAEDKGDSDRWDLKYVRGGLIDIEFVAQALQLVHAHKHPDILDTNTLRVLERAAAAGLLTAEDADVLRSACRLYQRLTQILRLCLVDRFEPASGTPGLKRLLARAGELPDFVTLNAHLGEVQKAVRKSFVSVVGPI, encoded by the coding sequence ATGGAAATCCCTGACCACGAAGACCCCCTGCACCAGCGGTTCGTGGCCGCGCCGGTGCTGCCCAAGGGCGTCGGCGGAGCGAAACTCATCGGCGCCTTCCTCGGCGCGATCGAGGATCGAGCGGTAGCCGGTGAGCTCGGCGTCATCCTGAAGGCGCCGAAACCGCGTGCCGTGGTCGCCGGCCTGCTCGCTCATTCGCCTTTCCTCACCGCCATCGCCACCCACGAGCCGGAATTCCTGCGCGACTGCCTGGTGACGGGCCCGCAGGTGCAGTTCGAGGCGCTGGTGGCGACGGCGACCGCCGCTTGCCGGCAGGCGGCCAATGACGAAGCGGTCGGTGTCGCGCTGCGCCGGTTCCGCCGCCATGTCGCGCTGCTGGTGGCGCTGGCCGATATCGGCGACGTCTGGCCGCTCGAACGTGTCACCGCCGCCTTGACCCGCACCGCCGATACGGCGGTCGCCGAGGCCGTCGCCCATCTCATGCGCGAACTGGCAGAGGCCGGAACGCTCAGATCCGCCGATGCCAGGCATCCGGAGCGCGATTCCGGCTATATCGTGCTGGCCATGGGCAAGCACGGCGCCCATGAGCTCAATTATTCCAGCGATATCGACCTGATCGTCTTCTTCGATCCGGACAAGGCGCCATTCAAGCCCGGCAAGGAGCCCCAGCAGGCCTATGTCCGGCTGACCCAGCGGCTGGTCAAGATCCTGCAGGAGCGTACGGCCGAAGGTTATGTCTTCCGGACCGATCTTCGGCTGAGGCCGGACCCCGGCGCCACCGCGGTGGCGATTTCGGTTCCGGCGGCGCTGCATTATTACGAGACGCTGGGCCAGACCTGGGAACGTTCGGCTTTCATCAAGGCCAGGCCCTGTGCCGGCGACCTGGCCGCGGGCCAGGCTTTCCTGCGCGAGATCGAGCCGTTCATCTGGCGCAAATATCTCGACTACACGGCAGTGGCCGACGTCCACGCCATGAAACGGCAGATCCACGCTTTCCGCGGCCATGACGCGCTGGCCGTCGAAGGCCACAACATCAAGCTCGGCCGCGGCGGTATCCGCGAGATCGAGTTCTTCGTGCAGACCCAACAATTGATCGCCGGTGGGCGCAACCAGGCGCTCCGGGTCAAGGACACGCTGAACGGGCTGGCGCAATTGGTAGCCGCCGGCTGGGTCCAGCCGGAAACCCGCGAGGCGCTGGGGCTGGCCTACCGGTTCCTGCGCAAGGTCGAGCACCGCCTGCAGATGGTCGCGGACGAACAGACCCACAGCCTGCCGGAGGCGACCGAGGACGTCGAGCGCATCGCCCGGTTCCTCGGCTTCAAGAACCGCGCCGCCTTCGCCGAAGCGCTGATCGACGAGTTGCGGCCGGTGGAAGCCGCCTATGCGCATCTGTTCGAGACCTTGCCGCCCATGTCCGAGGTCAAGGGCACGCTCGACCTGACCGCCGATCCGCCGAGGGCCTCGACCCTTTCGGCGCTGACCGATCTCGGCTTTCACGACGCCATGGCGGCGATCGCCATGGTGCGCGGCTGGCAGGAGGTGCAGTCGGGCGGCCTCAGGGCCCGGGAGGCGCGCGAGCGGGTTGCCGAACTGGCCCCGGCGCTGCTCGATGCCCTGTCGCGCACCGGCGATGCGGATCTGGGACTGCGCGCCTTCGACCAGCTTTTGACCCGCCATTCGCAGCCGATCGAGCTCCTGGCCCTGCTGCGTGCGCATCCCGATCTCTTGGAGCTCATTTCGCAGATCCTCGGTTCGGCGCCGCGCCTTGCCGATCTCCTCGGCCGGCGGGCTCATGTGCTCGACGCGCTGCTCGAGCCGGCCTTCTTCGGCGAATTGCCCTCGGACGCCGAACTGGCGCGCAGCCTCGACCATATGATCGGGCTCGCCCGGCACGCCGAGGAGGTGCTCGACCGGGTCCGTATCTTCGGTCAGGAGCAATTGTTCCTGATCGGGGTGAGGGTGCTCGCCGGCACGGTTTCGGCGGAGGCTGCCGGCCAGGCTTTCGCCCGGCTTGCCGAACGCCTGATCGTCGCGCTGCATAAGGCGGTCGAGGCGCAGATCGTCGAAGCCCACGGCCGGATCCCGGGCATGCGCACAGCGGTGGTGGCACTCGGCAAGCTCGGCGGCCGCGAAATGACCGCCGGCTCCGATCTCGACCTGATCCTGCTCTATGCCCACGACCCCGACGAGAACGCCTCCGACGGCAAGCGTCCGCTGGTCGGCAGCCATTATTTTGCCCGGCTGACGCAGCGGCTGATCAGCGCCCTCTCGGTGCCGACCAGCGAGGGCGTGCTTTATGACGTCGACCTCAGGCTCAGGCCGTCGGGCCGGTCCGGTCCGGTCGCCACCCATCTCGACGGCTTCCGCTCCTACCAGCTGGAGGAAGCTTGGACCTGGGAGCACATGGCGCTGACCCGTGCCCGGGTCATTTCGGCGACACCCGGCTTCGATGCCGAGGTCGAGGCTGCGATCCACGCGGTCCTGACCGCCGAGCGGGTGACCAAGGCGACGCTCGGCGACATCGTCGACATGCGCAGGGCGATTGCCGAGGACAAGGGCGACAGCGACCGCTGGGACCTGAAATATGTCCGCGGCGGCCTGATCGACATCGAATTCGTCGCCCAGGCGCTGCAGCTCGTCCATGCCCACAAACATCCCGATATTCTCGATACCAACACGTTGCGCGTGCTGGAGCGGGCGGCGGCCGCCGGTCTGCTGACCGCCGAGGATGCCGACGTCCTGCGTTCGGCTTGCCGGCTGTATCAGCGGCTGACCCAGATCCTCAGGCTCTGCCTGGTCGACCGGTTCGAGCCGGCATCGGGCACGCCGGGCCTCAAGCGGCTGTTGGCGCGGGCCGGCGAACTGCCCGATTTCGTCACGCTCAACGCCCATCTGGGCGAAGTGCAGAAGGCCGTGCGCAAGAGTTTCGTCAGCGTCGTCGGCCCGATCTGA